In a genomic window of Corynebacterium lizhenjunii:
- a CDS encoding MBL fold metallo-hydrolase, protein MQIEQFVTAGKFRLDGGEWDVENNVYVLAATPGADAEVYIVDPAHDAAEVYRRVGDRRVRGVILTHAHNDHCELAPEVATHYGVDVYLHPGDQELWEESNGSAPYQPLAHGQTLHLGEEEITVLHTPGHSPGCVVLSIPSEAALLSGDTLFNGGPGATGRKYSDFDTIINSLREVVFALPADYRVLPGHGDSTTISAESARLDEYIARGY, encoded by the coding sequence ATGCAGATCGAGCAGTTTGTTACCGCCGGGAAATTCCGCCTAGACGGCGGCGAATGGGACGTGGAGAACAACGTCTATGTGCTGGCGGCAACGCCGGGCGCAGACGCCGAGGTCTACATCGTGGACCCCGCGCACGATGCCGCCGAAGTCTACCGCCGCGTGGGCGACAGGCGCGTTCGCGGCGTGATTTTGACCCACGCCCACAATGACCACTGCGAACTGGCCCCAGAGGTCGCCACCCATTATGGCGTGGACGTTTACTTGCACCCGGGCGACCAGGAGCTGTGGGAAGAAAGCAATGGCAGCGCCCCGTACCAGCCGCTTGCGCACGGCCAGACGCTGCACCTGGGCGAGGAGGAAATCACCGTCCTGCACACCCCCGGGCATAGCCCCGGCTGCGTGGTGCTGTCCATCCCCAGCGAGGCGGCACTCCTGAGCGGCGATACCCTATTCAACGGCGGCCCCGGCGCCACTGGGCGCAAGTACTCCGACTTTGACACGATTATCAACTCTCTGCGCGAGGTAGTTTTTGCCCTGCCCGCGGACTATCGTGTCCTGCCCGGGCACGGCGACTCCACCACTATCAGCGCCGAGTCCGCCCGCTTAGACGAGTACATTGCCCGCGGTTACTAA
- a CDS encoding HNH endonuclease signature motif containing protein — translation MNEINIAALLGSVIDALPQLEHATTTDLVGLGVAPDTAEFLVRLYQLYCGPGQPSRRQRSAIKGARRHGHGLIAMQEIEREVTKTKTTQQWRMRQHLCATPAGQFTTMARKLRREWNPKDDTPAEKVSIRRYANGTATMSITARDVDLTDVYDAIDQDAPAESFLNLVRGEGGAGRLNYIPMITLQLDTFAKLLAVNECNHTSATGTGADLTGNTHTSASASSANAGNANTSGANAGGAGEAGDIIVRANNGARMSGAELAQRILFKHGFVAILSRVHGPVDVYRMERFATDKQRLLLAAESPECAWLDCHVPFDKCQIHHITSWADGGETNIKNLTVLCPHHNGANEDHPPGGVPVRRGRMTRLGGQVAWQSPGGGVPVPTSPTN, via the coding sequence ATGAACGAGATCAACATCGCCGCCCTGCTAGGCAGCGTCATCGACGCACTGCCACAGCTAGAGCATGCCACCACCACAGACCTGGTGGGCTTAGGCGTTGCGCCAGATACCGCGGAGTTCCTGGTGCGCCTCTACCAGCTGTACTGTGGGCCCGGCCAGCCTAGCCGCAGGCAAAGGAGCGCTATTAAAGGCGCCCGCCGCCACGGACATGGGCTTATCGCCATGCAAGAAATAGAACGCGAAGTCACCAAAACCAAAACCACCCAACAATGGCGAATGCGCCAACACCTATGCGCCACACCCGCAGGCCAATTCACCACCATGGCACGCAAACTACGCCGGGAATGGAACCCGAAGGATGACACCCCGGCAGAAAAAGTCTCTATACGCCGCTACGCCAACGGCACAGCCACCATGTCGATAACCGCTCGCGATGTGGACCTTACCGATGTCTACGATGCCATCGATCAGGACGCCCCGGCAGAGAGCTTCCTTAACCTGGTTCGTGGTGAAGGTGGTGCCGGGCGGTTGAACTACATCCCCATGATTACCCTGCAGCTAGATACCTTCGCCAAGCTGCTCGCCGTTAACGAATGCAACCACACCAGTGCCACCGGCACCGGTGCAGACCTCACGGGCAACACCCACACCAGTGCCAGCGCAAGCAGCGCCAACGCAGGCAATGCCAACACCAGCGGTGCTAACGCAGGCGGCGCGGGGGAAGCTGGCGACATTATTGTTCGGGCGAATAATGGGGCGCGGATGAGCGGGGCGGAGCTAGCCCAGCGCATTTTGTTCAAGCACGGGTTTGTCGCAATCCTAAGCCGGGTGCATGGTCCGGTGGATGTTTACCGTATGGAGCGCTTTGCTACCGACAAGCAGCGCCTCCTGCTTGCTGCGGAGAGCCCTGAGTGTGCGTGGTTGGATTGTCACGTGCCGTTTGATAAGTGCCAGATCCACCACATCACGTCGTGGGCAGATGGTGGGGAAACCAACATCAAGAACCTCACGGTGTTATGCCCGCACCATAATGGTGCCAACGAGGACCACCCTCCGGGAGGAGTGCCCGTCCG